Part of the Streptomyces sp. NBC_00457 genome, GCCATGTCGTCGCTGACCAGCGCCGCCACCGCTCGCCCGATGTCCTCCTCCGGGTCCCCGAGCCGCCCCAACGGAATGTCCGCGGCGAGACGTTCGGCGTGTTCGGGATGGGCGGTGAGATACACCTCCGCGGCCGGGCTGAGGGCGGCCGGGCAGATGACGTTCACCCGGATCCCGTACGTGCCCCACTCCCGCGCGGCGACCCGCGTCAGACCACGGATCGCCTCCTTGGCCATCGCGTAGGACGCGAAGGTCGGATCGCCCTGGACGGCGGTCGACGAGCCGAGGTTGACGACGCTGCCCCGGCTCTCCCGCAACCAGGGCAACGCGGCCTGCATCGCATGGAACGTCGCCAATGGGCCGCTGCGATAGGCGAGTTCTAGATCGTCGTACGACGTCTGCTCGAGCCGCCGCTGCACCGAGGACTGCGCGTTGTTGACGAGCACATCCAGCGAGCCGAACTCCCGTAGCGTCTCCGCCACCATGTGGTCGACGTCGGAGCGTTCACACACGTCCCCCACGACGGTGTGTGCCCGGCCCCCGCGCCCGGCGATCTCCGCGGCCGTGTCCTTCAGCTTGCTCTCGGTGCGGCCCGTGATGACGACGGCGGCACCCTCCGTGGCCAGCGCGAGCGCGATGCCGCGGCCCACGCCCTGGCCGCCGCCGGTGACCAGCGCGACCTTCCTCTTGAGTCGCATTCACGTCTCCTTCCAGAAGGCGGCCCAGGTGGGAAAGGCGTCCGGCAGTGCTGGATCACCGGCCCCCGCCCAGCTGTCGAAGCCGACGGCCTGCGGGCGTTCGGTCACATCGGCCGCGTACCAGTGCTGTTCGCGGCGCCGGGAGAAGTACCACTCGCCGCCCACGCGCGCGTAGTCGTCGAGATAGCGGATCGCCATGACGATCCACCGCTCCCCCACCTCGTGTTCGGCCCGGCAGTAGACCGAGCCCGTCGCGGTGTCGCGGCCGGTGAACTCGACGCGGTGGCCGCAGATCTGGTGGATGGAGCGGTGGAAGCCGCGGACGAGCGGCTCGATGTAGGCGCGCAGGGCCTGCCTGCCGCTGCCGTGGCGGCCCAAGTCCACGTCGGGCCGGAAGCAGCCGACCCAGGCGTCGAGGTCACGGCCGTCGACCGCGAGGGCGTAGCGGATGGGGAGTTGCTGGATGGCCAGCTGGGATTCGATGCGGTCGATACGGTCCGCCGGCCCGCTCATGGCCGGGGGTCCTTCGGGAGTCCGAGTACCTGCTCGCCGATGATGTTGCGCTGGATCTCGCTGGAACCGCCGTAGATCGTCTCCGCGAGGGAGAGCAGGAAGGACCGCTGCCGCGTGTCCAGGCCGTAGTCCTCGCCGACGATCTGCCCGGCGGGGCCCGCCAATTCCATGGCCAGATGGCCGAGTTGCTGGTGGCGTGTGGACGCGTACAGCTTCGCCGTCGTCGCCTGGGCGCCTGGCGTGCGGCCCGCGATCAGTTCGGCGACGGTCCGCATGTTGGTGGTGCGCATGATGCGTACGGAGATCCAGGCGTCCAGGATCCGGCGGCGCAGCATGGGGTCGTCGAGGGCGCCGCGCTCCCGGGCCAGCTCGATCAGGGCGTCGGCCTCACGCTCGTAGCCGAGCTGGAGGGGCAGCAGGGTCGTGCCGCGTTCGATGCCGAGGGTGGTCATCGCCGTGCGCCAGCCGCCGCCGACCTCGCCCACAACCAGGTCGGCGGAGGTGCGTGCACCGGAGAGGAAGACTTCGGCGAACTCGTCCTGGCCGGCCAGGTTGCGGATCGGGCGGATGTCGACGCCGGGCTGGTCGGTC contains:
- a CDS encoding SDR family NAD(P)-dependent oxidoreductase → MRLKRKVALVTGGGQGVGRGIALALATEGAAVVITGRTESKLKDTAAEIAGRGGRAHTVVGDVCERSDVDHMVAETLREFGSLDVLVNNAQSSVQRRLEQTSYDDLELAYRSGPLATFHAMQAALPWLRESRGSVVNLGSSTAVQGDPTFASYAMAKEAIRGLTRVAAREWGTYGIRVNVICPAALSPAAEVYLTAHPEHAERLAADIPLGRLGDPEEDIGRAVAALVSDDMAYLTGATLMLEGGRTLIG
- a CDS encoding nuclear transport factor 2 family protein; amino-acid sequence: MSGPADRIDRIESQLAIQQLPIRYALAVDGRDLDAWVGCFRPDVDLGRHGSGRQALRAYIEPLVRGFHRSIHQICGHRVEFTGRDTATGSVYCRAEHEVGERWIVMAIRYLDDYARVGGEWYFSRRREQHWYAADVTERPQAVGFDSWAGAGDPALPDAFPTWAAFWKET
- a CDS encoding acyl-CoA dehydrogenase family protein, whose protein sequence is MELDFGPAVRDFRDELRDWLAEHLVGEFAEHKGVGGPTDGAAWEVRLAWDRELSAGNWLGVGWPKEYGGRGLGLVEEIVFEYEYARANAPYRATCGALDLLGPMLLAMGSEEQKKRFLPPILAVEELWGQGFSEPGAGSDLASVRTRAELDGEEWVIDGQKVWMSFGDHADWLYVLARTDPDSQRHKGLTMLLVPTDQPGVDIRPIRNLAGQDEFAEVFLSGARTSADLVVGEVGGGWRTAMTTLGIERGTTLLPLQLGYEREADALIELARERGALDDPMLRRRILDAWISVRIMRTTNMRTVAELIAGRTPGAQATTAKLYASTRHQQLGHLAMELAGPAGQIVGEDYGLDTRQRSFLLSLAETIYGGSSEIQRNIIGEQVLGLPKDPRP